A genomic window from Exiguobacterium acetylicum DSM 20416 includes:
- a CDS encoding XTP/dITP diphosphatase, whose translation MKVIVATHNAGKVKELESMLGRLGYTVESLLDHADAPETDETGETFEENALLKATEAAAYFGHAVLADDSGLEVDALDGAPGVYSARFAGLEKSDAANNALLLEKLEGIPEEERTARFVCVLALAKPTGETLTVRGTMEGRIGFEAAGSNGFGYDPLFVTASGQTAAELTKEEKAMISHRGNALRKLEQDLTTFLGV comes from the coding sequence ATGAAGGTCATCGTCGCAACACACAATGCAGGTAAAGTGAAGGAACTTGAAAGCATGCTGGGTCGTCTCGGTTATACGGTCGAATCGTTACTCGATCACGCCGATGCTCCGGAAACGGATGAAACAGGTGAAACATTCGAGGAAAATGCACTCTTGAAAGCAACAGAGGCAGCAGCCTACTTTGGTCACGCGGTACTTGCTGATGATTCAGGACTTGAAGTTGACGCTTTAGATGGCGCTCCCGGCGTCTACTCAGCACGTTTCGCGGGTCTTGAAAAGTCGGATGCGGCGAACAATGCTCTACTACTTGAAAAGTTAGAAGGTATTCCGGAAGAGGAGCGGACGGCGCGCTTCGTTTGTGTACTCGCGCTAGCAAAACCAACTGGCGAGACATTGACGGTTCGTGGAACGATGGAAGGGCGAATCGGTTTTGAAGCGGCGGGTTCGAACGGTTTCGGTTATGATCCATTGTTCGTCACGGCAAGTGGACAAACGGCTGCTGAGTTGACGAAAGAAGAAAAAGCGATGATTAGTCATCGTGGCAATGCATTGCGTAAGCTTGAACAGGACTTAACTACTTTCTTAGGAGTGTGA
- the rph gene encoding ribonuclease PH, with protein MRIDQRTAENLRPIHLSVDINKHAEGSVLIELGDTKVLCTATVEEKVPPFLRGKRQGWINAEYSMLPRATAQRTAREAVRGKQTGRTMEIQRLISRSLRAVVDLEKLGERTIWIDCDVIQADGGTRTASITGGFLALVRAIDQLIQAGKLTDTPIKEGIAAISVGIVESNVLLDLCYEEDAAAEVDFNLVMTSSGKIVEMQATGEESTFSRQEMLEMLELGEKGIKELINAGREALGVSWWYVGEEVGEHR; from the coding sequence ACGAACAGCGGAGAATCTCCGTCCCATTCACTTATCGGTTGATATCAATAAACATGCAGAAGGTTCGGTTTTAATTGAACTGGGCGATACGAAAGTCCTCTGTACGGCGACCGTCGAGGAGAAAGTACCACCATTCCTTCGTGGTAAACGCCAGGGCTGGATCAATGCTGAATATTCGATGTTACCACGAGCGACGGCTCAGCGGACGGCACGAGAAGCTGTCCGCGGCAAGCAGACGGGACGGACGATGGAAATCCAACGTCTCATCAGTCGCTCGCTTCGGGCAGTCGTTGATTTAGAGAAGCTTGGGGAACGAACAATCTGGATCGACTGTGACGTCATTCAAGCAGACGGCGGTACACGAACAGCATCGATCACCGGTGGATTTCTAGCGCTCGTCCGTGCAATCGATCAATTGATTCAAGCGGGAAAACTGACGGATACACCAATCAAAGAGGGTATCGCAGCTATTTCGGTTGGAATCGTCGAGTCGAATGTCTTGCTCGATTTATGCTACGAAGAGGATGCTGCGGCGGAAGTCGACTTCAATCTCGTCATGACCTCATCGGGTAAAATCGTCGAGATGCAAGCAACAGGAGAAGAGTCGACATTTTCCCGTCAAGAGATGCTCGAAATGCTCGAACTTGGGGAAAAAGGAATTAAGGAACTGATTAATGCTGGCCGTGAGGCACTCGGTGTCTCTTGGTGGTATGTAGGAGAAGAAGTGGGGGAACATAGATGA
- a CDS encoding metallophosphoesterase family protein: MRALIVSDSHGLEQELLTIFERHQDVDLAFHCGDSQLTRDIESLYPYRVVRGNCDYGHDFPEEVMSEMDGHTILCVHGHRQDVKYSLDVLQHHAKEKQADIVLYGHSHVAKAEYRDGVLFINPGSIRMPRHRPDKTYAILEVDQNRYSIDFLDVNGDRVNALHLDGTFL; the protein is encoded by the coding sequence ATGAGAGCGTTGATCGTTAGTGATAGCCATGGACTAGAACAAGAACTGCTTACGATATTCGAACGTCACCAAGACGTGGATTTGGCATTTCATTGTGGGGACTCCCAATTGACGCGCGACATCGAATCATTATATCCATATCGTGTTGTGCGAGGGAATTGCGATTACGGACACGATTTTCCGGAAGAAGTCATGTCGGAAATGGATGGTCATACCATCCTTTGTGTCCACGGACATCGTCAGGACGTCAAATACAGTCTAGATGTCTTGCAACATCATGCGAAGGAAAAGCAAGCGGACATCGTCTTATATGGTCATTCCCATGTTGCGAAGGCTGAATATCGGGACGGCGTATTATTCATCAATCCAGGTTCAATCCGGATGCCACGCCATCGACCAGACAAGACGTATGCGATTCTTGAAGTGGATCAAAACCGTTATTCTATCGATTTTCTCGATGTGAACGGCGATCGAGTGAATGCCCTGCATCTGGACGGAACATTTTTGTAA
- the tig gene encoding trigger factor produces the protein MTAKWEKQSGSLGVLTYEAPAEAFDKAVDQAFKKVVKTLNTPGFRKGKMPRAMFNKMYGEEALYQDALDILYKDTIEGAVVESGIEPIALENIDVETLEKGKPVEFKITFVIEPEATLGEYKGLEYTAVETNVTDEDVDAELKTLQERGAELVVKEDGVIENGDTVVFDFAGFDGENQFDGGTAENYSLVIGSGNFIPGFEEQMVGLKTGEQKDLEVTFPEEYHEASLAGKPVTFKVTIHEVKAQELPELTDEFAKEMDEEVSSLDELKTKIRTRLENTRKQEADASMRDELVEAATKNATVDLPEVMVENEVERMVQEFTQRIQSQGIDLNMYFQLTGTTEEAMRSEMKEQAEERVKARLVLKQIVADEKIEVTDEETQAELQSMSELYNIPADQLETMLAPQGGLETLKGDLQFRKAIDVLVDNAKAK, from the coding sequence ATGACTGCAAAATGGGAAAAACAATCAGGTAGCCTCGGCGTCCTCACGTATGAAGCGCCTGCTGAAGCATTTGATAAAGCGGTAGACCAAGCGTTCAAGAAAGTCGTTAAGACTTTGAACACACCTGGTTTCCGTAAAGGAAAAATGCCACGCGCAATGTTCAACAAAATGTACGGTGAAGAAGCACTGTACCAAGATGCACTCGATATCCTTTATAAGGACACAATCGAAGGTGCAGTCGTCGAATCAGGAATCGAGCCAATCGCGCTTGAGAACATCGACGTTGAAACACTCGAAAAAGGCAAGCCAGTCGAATTCAAAATCACGTTCGTCATCGAGCCAGAAGCTACACTCGGTGAGTACAAAGGTCTTGAGTACACAGCAGTTGAAACGAACGTTACTGACGAAGACGTCGACGCTGAACTCAAAACATTGCAAGAACGCGGTGCAGAACTCGTCGTTAAAGAAGATGGCGTCATCGAGAATGGCGATACAGTCGTATTCGACTTCGCAGGTTTCGATGGGGAAAACCAATTCGACGGCGGAACTGCTGAGAACTACTCACTCGTCATCGGTTCAGGGAACTTCATTCCTGGATTCGAAGAGCAAATGGTCGGTTTAAAAACTGGCGAGCAAAAAGATCTTGAAGTGACATTCCCAGAGGAATACCACGAAGCATCACTCGCTGGAAAACCAGTTACATTCAAAGTAACAATCCATGAAGTTAAAGCACAAGAGCTCCCTGAATTGACAGATGAGTTCGCAAAAGAAATGGATGAAGAAGTTTCTTCACTCGACGAGTTGAAAACAAAAATCCGTACGCGTCTCGAAAACACACGCAAACAAGAAGCTGATGCTTCAATGCGCGATGAGTTAGTCGAAGCGGCTACGAAAAACGCGACAGTTGATCTTCCAGAAGTCATGGTCGAAAACGAAGTCGAGCGTATGGTTCAAGAGTTCACACAACGTATTCAATCACAAGGCATCGACCTCAACATGTACTTCCAGTTGACTGGAACGACAGAAGAGGCAATGCGTTCTGAAATGAAAGAGCAAGCGGAAGAGCGCGTTAAAGCACGTCTCGTCCTCAAGCAAATCGTTGCTGACGAAAAAATCGAAGTAACAGATGAGGAAACTCAAGCTGAACTTCAATCAATGTCAGAACTCTACAACATCCCTGCAGATCAACTTGAAACGATGCTTGCACCACAAGGTGGTCTTGAAACGCTTAAAGGCGATCTTCAATTCCGTAAAGCTATCGATGTTCTCGTCGACAACGCAAAAGCAAAATAA